The Montipora foliosa isolate CH-2021 chromosome 10, ASM3666993v2, whole genome shotgun sequence genomic sequence CAATGAAGCCGCTGTTTCGGTAGTGTGGAGGTTAAGTGCATTCGCTCTTATTCCATTGATCCGAGTTCGATATCGTTTGatttttctatttgtttttctaatttttttctaaggttttttcttagtttttttttttaattctaagtgatatacgctgctaatctagtgCTAGATTAAATatctttttcctcatttgcagacgacaaacttaacagtgaaaattgcctcgtccaaatggcatcacttgtttacgaaagggaaaattgcttCGGCGCATGCCCTAGCTTTCACGGTAGCGTGGAGCACCTTTTCGATCTCACTTCTATCAGCAAACACATGGGTATTTTGAGCTAACGCTCTGAATGATTGATGCCCAAATTTGGTGCAAGATATCATGCTTATCCTTTGAGCCGATAGGTTGGTTCACGATGTCTTGAGTTAAAATCTCGCTCTtgtcaaaggttttttttcctttccttgtgcGGGACGTTCCATGGATAGGGCTGATGTTCAAATTGATTCACTCAAAATACCCTGCCAGTGTGGTTAACTTTTGGCGGCGTTCTTTTAAGAACTGTGGCAGAGTATAAATgtagaaagagagagagagagagagagagagagagagagagagagagagagagagagagagagagagagagagagaaaggaaAGGTTAATGATATTAAGTCAATGGCATGCAGATAAGTgacagggtattctgcagtcaGGCCTCATGCACCCTTCGATAATTAATTCTGTGGTTATACGTGCGATGCGACCAACTTACTCTTCGATTAGACAAGGAGTTTTTTTTCCTGCAGGATTATAAAGTAAAAACGTCTATGAGCAGAATCCAGATCCAAAAGCTTGGCTGCACGGGTGATGCATTGCTCTCTTCTGTGTGACCAATCGAGTTGCATTTTCCTCCTAAACACTGTCTTATACATTTTCGCGCAAAACACTTCATATCGCACTCTCCCCCTAAGCACATCTGGTGACAGCTCTCCACCCCTCTGGGACATACCATGGTACAATTTGCGCAGACCTGACTACAGGTGGACGATGAACACGTGACTTGCTGACATTTGGCTTTCCACACGCACGACTGATAACAGAACGTGCTCGAAAGACACTTCATGTTACAACTACCGAAATAACACTGCTGAGAACAAGTGTTCCCTCCTGGAGAAAAAACGTAAATTTATCCCATTAGGCTAACGAAGAAGGGTTTTAAAATCTTGTTATTAGTAGTACTGGTGGATAAAAAGCCTGGCTTACCCGAACACACCATATCGCGGCAAGAAGAGAGAAAATTGCACTTTTGTGTGCAGCTCTTGAATGTAGAAGATCCATCCATGGTGCACGCGCAATGAGTAGAGTTACATGTCTTTTGACAGAGGTTTTGATTGGTAGCACCATATTTGCACTTTTCATCAGCCAATGAAATCGCTGCGAGGAGAAACGGAGTCATCACCGCTAACACTAAAGCTGGTTGGAACATTCTGCAATATCGTTAAATGATGACTTAAAGGAAACTTTACGGATAACGGGAAAGGAGGCAAGAGTTATTATTGGTCGGTGGGAAAAGACGAGAAAAAAAGTTCTATCTCTTGatgttttccgaaaaaaaagaagaagagagaTGAAAACAGTGCCTACTTTGTCAATTGTGGCCGTATTGCCAGAATTTCTGCAAGCGAGGTGTTTTGTCTCTTGCAGTCTTTTGCGTTCAACTATCGTCTAACAAATATCGTTAATAGGGATCTTCAACCCCCCAAAAAATAATGAATAGCTTAATTCCCTGCTGCTGAAATATCTTGGATCGACGTTCGtcattcgaaattaacttgggCTAAGCAAAAACCAAGCGTTCACCATTTTTCTTGGATTTTAGATAGTAATAATTGCAGCTTATAAAATTACCGGTAAATGCAAGTTCGTGTAACCTTGACAAAGTTAGACACTGTTAAATATTGACTGTTTGACTTTTCTTGTGCCGAAAATTGCCTTAAAGCCGCAAGTTAGCTTCCCTCAAATGTCATGTTTTAAATCGTTGTACTATACGATCTACGGAAAGCATGCCCTCTTTAATTGATgggaaattaaaattttcctcGGTTTTCAAGGTTCAATTTCTAAGCAGATCTAAGCAGTATATTTTATTACTTACGTTTTTGAATATCTTTTGTTCAAatatcctttgtttttttattcgTGTTCGTCTTTCATCGTCTATTGATTTCTTTTGCTCGAATTAGCGCGAGTACCGAGTCAACAAAGGCAATAACAGTTGCCCTGAAAAAGGGACTGCGAAACTTCAGTTAAACGTTCTAAATACTCCCTTCTGACAGCCCGAGCTTATCGCTTAATTTACTGCGTACACTGCATTATCGTGTAACTCGTGTAATCATAAATTATTCAGCAAGTTTCTTATGACTTGCCAAGTTATGCCTACACAAAAGTCTAAGGGAGAATCCCCACTAAGTTCAATGATTTCGTACGTAGCTGtaattataaaataaactaTGCCCGTTGGAGCTCATTTCAATTATGCCGCACATGAAGAGTAACAAACCTATCGGGAAAAGGAAGATGTAATCAACGCGTCAGGTACATGTGAGTACAATGCAAAAACATGATTGAAAAGCATGAATATTTTTATATGAGTAATTCTCAACATTTTATTTCCTAATGAGTTGATAAGAAAAggacaaaataatgtttgcttCAGGCGTTATTCTTTGTTTTCCGGTGCTGTATATATAGATGGACTTTTTAGCCGGCTTTATCAGTCGAAAGTGAGAAAGACAAAAGATATATTAAAATTGAAAGCTTGGTTTCACAATTTACTCATTTACAGCTGCCATGATTGACTCTAAGCcatcgtcttaaaataattttaagttcattgattttcttttgtgttgcaACCAATCGTGTTTTACACTTTCAAAGGTGCTTAGCGCTGTGGATGTGGATTAAAAATGACTCTTCAAGTTTCTCAGTGTCAAACTCTCTTCCTATAAGAGATGAATTTCTAATATCACACAGCTCTCTCCACCCTTAATTTAATTGGACCtgtattgatggtttgcatggagggttgtccaatacaccgacataatgagattcataGCACTTCataatagacatcacaaagtgtcccccaacctTAATCCTTAAAAAAGTAGTGACAGTTTTGCGAGACATAAATtgcgggacactttgtgacactttgtgatgtctattcaCACTGCATACATTAGCGCGGAGTATAAAGATAACCCACGATGAATTGATTACCACATTGCTCAACTTCAGCGAGGTGAACGGTAAATGCTCTGGTCTTCTCGGTGTTCTTTGCCCTTCGTTTTAGATAGCTTTTGGCTATAATTCCCAGAAACTTGCTGGCTATTATCGTTCCTTTTGGTTTATAGCTCTTAAAATTTCGATATGGCTGAAGCCGAAGAAGTCCAATATCCAAATAATCCGGTAGTTGCTCCGACACCAGCTCAAGTTGCTCCTCCAGCTCAAGTTGCTCCTCCGGCTCAAGAACCTCAAGTGCCTGCCGCTGTTCCTAACGAACAACGGGACGTAGAGAATGCTCAACCAGAGAACTACGAGATAATGCAATAACGTTGCTCTTCATTTGTTTATGAATATAAAATTGAATTATGTCGGAGACTCAAACTCAACCGCTTGGTACATCAATACATCAGTAAATTCTCTATTTCCTATTTAGAATTTTGTCTTCCCAATTTGTACGTCAACTGAATATTTTGATACTGGACGGTTAGCTATTACGGGTTCTAGTTCATCGTTGTTCATCGTATATTTGGTATGTGTATTCATTAGGAGTATGCGTTACTCAAGAGTTCGTCACGTGCATAAAGTTAAACTGTACGTGGAGGCGGGGACGAGAGTTCGTTACGTATTATAGTTAAATGTGGATGGAGGCGGGGACGAGAGTTCATTATCTAAGGTATTGTACATTGGAATATGACAAAAGTAGAACTCACGATATTATGTGTATGGGACTTGCTGTATAATAACAAGATTAGTAAGGGTGTACTAGGCAAGGTAACGGAGCTGATGCCTTTAAAGCataatttgccttaagaagCTGCTAAGGGCCCTTACACGTGCATGTTTTCTCTGTCAGACCCTGAAGAACGAAGTAGAGGAACTGAGGAAGACTGTAAGAGCGTTAACGCAGACGACGGTCGATGGGACCATAAAGAAGATTCTGGACTACGGGGCTCGCCCACTGTCTGAATTTAATAAACTTGAAGCGCTAGACATGTTGGAGGCGCTTCAAAACACGGCGAGGGACCATGGGGACACTAAGGCTGGATTCTTCCGTTTGGCCTATCAGTCAGCTCGGTCGAAGCTAGATTTACCAGTGGAGCATTTCCGCTCTCTGGTTTTGAGATGTGTGGGTGATAAAGACCACTCCAAGATATTCGACATCGTCGCGAAGGTGGAGAAGGTGGCGAAAAACGCCACACTAGATAGCGAGAAGCGGGTAGCTTACAGGGGCAATCCACAGAACAACTACACCCCTCAAAGGCGTTCTAGCAGCattcgttgttacagttgtaaTCGGTGGGGCCACAGGGAGGCCAGGTGTCGTAATAGGCGAGGGGACCAGGCGCAAACTAGGAATTCGAATGCATGAGCCCTGAATGTAATATCTGAAAATCTGAGATCTGAAAATGTatgaaaatattgaataaaTTTATGGGTTACTGAGTTGTTACGGTTCCTGATGAAAGTGACTAAAAAGAAATCACCACTCAGATTACAGGGAGTGCCAGTTTTGAAAAGGGGTGCCTTAACACCCTCTCGGTTGTACCGGGTCAGAACTGTCCTCCCCTGTGGTCTGTGCGGGGTTTATCTTCTTCTGTGCTATGACGGGCAATAAGTACACAAATGTAAGATACTTGGGATCGAGTACTTTGTTACTTTGTGACTTGGATGCATCTAGAGTGTAAGACCCCTGAATAAATTAAGCCTTAAATGAATAGATGAAATTTTTGtaggttaaatattcttgtttgccgattcttgtctAGGATTCGTTTTGGTTATGGGAGAAAGACTCCAGCTTCGATATCGCAGTATCATCTTCATGGGAGGTCCAAATCAATAAAGTTACATGGGTCAATGCTGAGGGAAACCCCGTACTGACCAACAGGGGAGAGGTAGTTAATGACCATCTTGACCACACAGTGACTCTGGTCAAAAGTGGTGAAGTTATTGG encodes the following:
- the LOC137973211 gene encoding keratin-associated protein 9-1-like codes for the protein MFQPALVLAVMTPFLLAAISLADEKCKYGATNQNLCQKTCNSTHCACTMDGSSTFKSCTQKCNFLSSCRDMVCSGGNTCSQQCYFGSCNMKCLSSTFCYQSCVWKAKCQQVTCSSSTCSQVCANCTMVCPRGVESCHQMCLGGECDMKCFARKCIRQCLGGKCNSIGHTEESNASPVQPSFWIWILLIDVFTL